A portion of the Pedobacter cryoconitis genome contains these proteins:
- a CDS encoding TrmH family RNA methyltransferase, whose product MLSKSQISFIKSLHQKKYRKAHGLFIIEGIKSIVELIPSAYQIHSLYFLAQYQSLLPKLPSNIKLFEVNNAELEKISTLQAPQGILALVHIPETTAFDKSTLQNNFSLVLDGVQDPGNLGTIIRTADWFGFKNVICSLHTVEVYNPKTVQATMGSLCRVNVSYQDLPVWLKDIKLPVFGAMLNGNSLYETKWGTEGLVILGNEGQGVSDEVNILINNPVTIPRVGEAESLNVAVSAAIFCADISRNLQK is encoded by the coding sequence ATGCTTTCAAAGTCTCAGATAAGTTTTATAAAATCGTTACATCAAAAAAAGTACCGCAAAGCGCATGGGCTATTTATTATTGAAGGAATAAAATCAATAGTAGAACTCATTCCTTCAGCTTACCAGATCCATAGCCTCTATTTTCTGGCCCAATATCAGTCTTTACTACCTAAATTACCTTCAAATATAAAGTTATTTGAAGTAAACAACGCCGAATTAGAGAAGATTAGTACTTTACAGGCCCCACAAGGCATCCTGGCACTGGTCCATATCCCTGAAACTACAGCATTCGATAAAAGCACACTGCAAAACAATTTTTCCCTTGTCCTGGATGGTGTACAAGATCCCGGCAACCTGGGTACCATTATCAGAACAGCAGACTGGTTTGGATTTAAAAATGTAATTTGTTCTCTGCATACAGTAGAAGTTTATAATCCGAAAACTGTACAAGCAACGATGGGTTCTTTATGCAGGGTAAATGTAAGTTATCAGGATTTACCGGTTTGGTTAAAAGACATTAAGCTTCCTGTTTTTGGCGCAATGCTGAATGGAAATAGTCTTTACGAAACAAAATGGGGAACTGAGGGGCTTGTCATTTTAGGCAATGAAGGACAAGGCGTGAGTGATGAAGTGAATATTTTAATTAATAATCCGGTAACGATTCCAAGAGTTGGAGAGGCTGAGTCATTGAACGTTGCAGTGTCGGCAGCAATCTTTTGTGCAGATATTAGTAGAAATTTGCAGAAATAA
- a CDS encoding glycerol-3-phosphate dehydrogenase/oxidase: protein MNTSRKELIGNIVDPEKVWDVIVVGGGATGLGAALDAASRGYQTLLLEQADFAKGTSSRSTKLVHGGVRYLAQGDIGLVREALYERGLLLKNAAHLVKNESFIIPNYEWWGGAFYTIGLTLYDLLAGKLGFGRARHISKKEVISKLATIQPDHLYGGVVYHDGQFDDSRLAVNLAQTSLEQGATILNYIRVTSLIKDAQDKVAGVVATDIESDITYQLKGKTVINATGVFVDDLLQMDKPGKKPLVRSSQGVHLVIERSFMPGEDAIMIPKTDDGRVLFVVPWHDKLVVGTTDTPLDQHSLEPVALEEEIEFIMRTAAKYLVKAPTRKDVLSVFAGLRPLAAPEDGSSKTKEISRSHKLIVTTSGLITITGGKWTTYRRMGEDTINKAIEVGKLPARPTKTKELSIHGSKANVNRNDHLYVYGSDEAGVLALGDENPAWKEKLHARLPYLQAEVIWGVRYEMARTVEDILARRVRALFLDARAAIDMAPAVAKLVATELQYDEAWENEQVKTFRKLAQSYLLEPYTPE, encoded by the coding sequence ATGAATACAAGTAGAAAAGAACTCATAGGAAATATTGTTGATCCGGAAAAGGTTTGGGATGTCATTGTAGTTGGTGGTGGTGCAACAGGTTTAGGTGCTGCGCTTGATGCAGCCAGCCGGGGTTACCAGACCTTATTGTTAGAACAGGCTGATTTTGCAAAAGGGACATCCAGCCGGAGTACTAAATTAGTCCATGGAGGTGTGCGTTATTTAGCGCAAGGCGATATCGGACTGGTTAGAGAGGCGTTATATGAGCGTGGTTTGCTTTTGAAAAATGCAGCTCACTTAGTGAAAAATGAATCTTTCATTATTCCGAATTATGAATGGTGGGGTGGTGCTTTTTATACGATAGGATTAACATTATATGATTTGCTTGCTGGTAAACTGGGCTTCGGCCGTGCCAGGCATATTTCTAAGAAAGAGGTAATCAGCAAACTTGCTACTATACAGCCTGACCATTTATATGGAGGTGTAGTTTACCATGACGGACAATTTGATGATTCCCGTCTTGCGGTGAATCTTGCACAGACCAGTCTGGAACAAGGGGCTACGATCTTAAATTATATCCGGGTCACAAGCTTAATTAAAGATGCGCAGGATAAAGTAGCTGGTGTAGTGGCGACTGATATAGAATCGGACATTACCTATCAGCTGAAAGGTAAAACGGTGATTAATGCGACCGGAGTATTTGTAGATGATCTTTTACAAATGGATAAACCGGGTAAAAAGCCATTGGTCAGATCAAGCCAGGGTGTACATCTGGTCATTGAGCGTTCATTTATGCCTGGCGAGGATGCGATCATGATCCCTAAAACGGATGACGGCAGGGTTTTATTCGTGGTGCCATGGCATGATAAATTAGTAGTAGGAACTACAGACACGCCATTAGACCAGCATAGCCTGGAGCCGGTAGCGTTAGAAGAGGAGATCGAATTTATTATGCGTACAGCGGCAAAATATCTGGTTAAAGCGCCTACGCGTAAAGATGTGCTGAGTGTATTTGCAGGTTTACGTCCTTTAGCAGCCCCAGAAGATGGTTCCTCTAAAACAAAAGAAATTTCAAGAAGTCATAAACTGATCGTCACTACATCGGGACTGATTACAATTACCGGTGGGAAGTGGACAACTTACCGCAGGATGGGGGAGGACACCATTAATAAAGCAATAGAAGTTGGTAAATTACCAGCCCGTCCTACAAAAACAAAAGAGCTTTCTATCCACGGTAGTAAAGCAAATGTAAACCGCAATGATCACTTATATGTTTACGGAAGTGATGAGGCAGGGGTATTAGCTTTAGGCGATGAAAACCCAGCCTGGAAAGAAAAGCTGCATGCGCGTTTACCTTATCTTCAAGCCGAAGTAATCTGGGGTGTCCGATATGAAATGGCCCGTACTGTAGAGGATATTTTAGCCAGAAGGGTGAGAGCGTTATTCTTGGATGCACGTGCTGCGATTGATATGGCCCCTGCTGTAGCTAAACTGGTAGCGACAGAACTTCAGTATGATGAAGCCTGGGAAAATGAGCAGGTAAAAACCTTCAGAAAACTCGCTCAATCTTATTTATTAGAACCTTATACGCCTGAATAG
- a CDS encoding DeoR/GlpR family DNA-binding transcription regulator, translated as MKSITERHQLILKKLQETGFVNVQELSTQMRVSDVTIRKDLKLLEDKKLLFRTHGGGSKTNPYTNDKPVAEKEQIHADKKKQIAKAAADMIGHNDSIIIASGTSMLALARAIHPEKHLTVVTSALNVALELSHHLHVEVLQLGGQLRQNSSSVMGPYAEQILEDVSCSMLFLGVDGIDIETGLTTTSLMEARLNQKMINAAQITVVLADSSKMGKRGLGKICSLDQIQHIITDDGISPALVKLMENKGISVTIVRD; from the coding sequence ATGAAGAGTATTACAGAAAGACATCAGCTGATTTTAAAAAAACTCCAGGAAACAGGTTTTGTTAATGTACAGGAACTCAGCACACAAATGAGAGTTTCTGATGTTACCATCCGAAAAGATCTAAAGCTTCTGGAAGATAAGAAATTACTTTTCCGCACGCATGGCGGAGGTTCTAAAACAAACCCTTATACAAACGACAAACCGGTTGCCGAAAAGGAGCAAATTCATGCAGATAAAAAAAAGCAGATCGCTAAAGCTGCTGCAGATATGATTGGTCACAATGATTCCATCATTATTGCTTCAGGCACTTCGATGCTTGCCTTAGCCAGAGCTATACATCCAGAAAAACATCTGACCGTTGTGACTTCAGCATTAAATGTTGCCCTGGAATTATCACACCATTTACATGTGGAGGTTTTACAGCTTGGCGGTCAGTTAAGACAAAATTCATCTTCAGTAATGGGCCCTTATGCAGAACAGATTTTAGAAGACGTATCTTGCAGCATGTTGTTTTTAGGGGTAGACGGGATTGATATCGAGACCGGATTAACGACAACCAGCTTGATGGAAGCACGTTTAAACCAAAAGATGATCAATGCGGCACAAATTACTGTAGTGTTGGCAGATAGCTCTAAAATGGGAAAAAGAGGGTTAGGAAAGATTTGTTCCCTGGATCAGATTCAACATATAATTACAGACGACGGGATATCCCCCGCCCTGGTTAAATTGATGGAGAACAAAGGAATCAGCGTAACTATTGTCAGAGACTAA
- a CDS encoding TspO/MBR family protein, producing MIIERKENKYLSMTIAQKRFKFVPFLINMLIPLSFGAIGGFITQKTIKTWYPFLEKPSFNPPNWLFGPVWSLLFILIGVSAYLVWNKRAQIKHLPRTIAFYFIQLILNLCWSYLFFYHQLIGAALIEIIFLLAAIIVNGIVFYKIDKTAGLLYIPYFLWVSFATLLTYNIYVLN from the coding sequence ATGATTATTGAGCGCAAAGAAAATAAATACTTGTCTATGACCATTGCCCAAAAACGCTTTAAATTCGTTCCGTTCCTCATTAATATGCTGATTCCTCTATCTTTTGGTGCCATTGGTGGGTTCATTACTCAAAAGACAATCAAAACATGGTATCCTTTTTTGGAAAAACCATCTTTTAATCCTCCTAACTGGTTATTTGGCCCGGTATGGTCTTTATTATTCATCCTGATCGGGGTATCAGCTTACCTGGTATGGAATAAAAGAGCACAGATTAAACATTTGCCAAGAACGATAGCATTCTATTTTATCCAGCTTATCCTGAATTTATGCTGGTCTTATTTGTTCTTTTATCATCAACTGATTGGTGCTGCGCTGATTGAGATCATCTTTCTACTGGCAGCGATTATAGTGAATGGCATAGTTTTCTATAAAATTGACAAAACTGCAGGCTTACTCTACATCCCTTATTTTTTATGGGTGAGTTTCGCAACCTTGTTAACTTACAATATTTACGTACTAAACTAG
- a CDS encoding quinone-dependent dihydroorotate dehydrogenase, with product MYRLIKPLFFKFDPEKVHYFVVQRLKWFHEHFPLGKTIIRSSFDIHVKGLEREVFGIKFRNPVGLAAGFDKNGEYIEALSDLGFGFIEVGTVTPLPQPGNDQPRMFRLTEDEAIINRMGFNNKGVDTLAERLRVLKLKDKSIVIGGNIGKNKNTPNEDAVSDYVKCFDRLFDVVDYFVVNVSSPNTPGLRALQEKEPLTLLLKTLQERNHKDGISRPILLKIAPDLTNEQLDDIVAIVMESGIAGVIATNTTIDRSGLTTAATVANEAGGLSGKPLTVRSTEVIRYLSQKSNKAFPIIGVGGIHSPQDAKDKIEAGASLVQLYTGFIYEGPGIVKRICKALV from the coding sequence ATGTATCGTTTAATCAAGCCTTTGTTTTTCAAATTTGACCCGGAGAAAGTTCATTATTTCGTAGTCCAGCGACTAAAATGGTTTCATGAACACTTCCCTTTAGGTAAAACTATCATCAGAAGTAGTTTTGATATTCATGTCAAAGGATTGGAACGTGAAGTTTTTGGTATCAAATTCAGGAACCCTGTAGGTCTTGCTGCAGGTTTTGATAAAAACGGAGAATACATTGAAGCATTGAGTGATCTTGGCTTCGGATTTATTGAAGTAGGGACGGTAACGCCCTTGCCTCAACCGGGAAATGATCAGCCCAGGATGTTCAGGCTTACTGAAGATGAGGCGATCATCAACAGGATGGGTTTTAACAATAAAGGGGTAGATACGCTGGCAGAGCGCCTTCGGGTATTGAAGCTGAAAGATAAAAGTATTGTGATTGGCGGGAACATCGGTAAAAATAAAAATACACCGAATGAAGATGCTGTTTCTGATTATGTGAAATGTTTCGACCGCTTATTCGATGTGGTAGATTATTTTGTAGTCAATGTCAGCTCTCCAAATACGCCGGGTTTAAGAGCTTTGCAGGAAAAAGAGCCGCTTACCCTATTGCTTAAGACTTTACAGGAACGTAACCATAAAGATGGAATATCCAGACCGATCTTATTAAAGATTGCACCTGATCTGACCAATGAACAATTGGATGATATTGTAGCGATTGTGATGGAGTCTGGTATTGCCGGTGTAATTGCCACCAATACTACGATTGACAGATCAGGCTTAACTACAGCAGCAACAGTTGCGAATGAAGCAGGTGGGCTAAGTGGTAAACCTTTAACCGTACGTTCAACAGAGGTGATCAGGTATTTATCCCAGAAATCAAATAAAGCATTCCCGATTATAGGCGTAGGAGGGATTCATTCTCCACAGGATGCTAAAGATAAAATTGAAGCGGGTGCTTCACTGGTGCAATTGTATACTGGTTTCATTTACGAAGGACCAGGTATTGTGAAAAGAATCTGTAAGGCATTGGTTTGA
- a CDS encoding BamA/TamA family outer membrane protein: MKAYSICKKKFQFPAILLFIILFAAACSSTKFIESNQSIVKVVEIDSIPSRYKEEALNYIQKDIRPASRLGINVGLYNIFYTLFKTKAVGKKAPVLDSTLVEISRGQIEKYLMSKGYFMAKVKSEIKVKNQRAQVDFIATPGPAFFIGKVTTTIPDQAVNKLYKEDKSFNTHLHEGVQYDDDSLSVEREQIYTMMKEHGYYDFSRPYVRFEVDSTLNKSQANVALFIDTPANKGSHTQYMIGETNILVAPSTEGFTDSITLNPRIFRGIRYTDLSKRFRRNPIVRYDFLKQGEVYDINKETLTYDRLYELNVFKNVKIEYVKSKDSANILNPLIQLTPQKRMSNRVEGEVPFNAGTVGFTLSNTYTNNNIFRGAERFEFQVKGGLQSRIGQGGSLFSDIYQRDFSVSANLAVPRLMVPFSIPMMGKNGMPTTTFSTSYIYSLQKDFFVRRALLNSITYEWVETKSKLHSFTPLNFEYRFGGLLIDTTTVEGRTTFLNNIYNINLLTRKDLTIGMKYAYSLNANKLLLNKSFIYFRGNIDIAGNMLDGISRIIDTKHDPSKGDYAKILGLPFNQYVRPEVDIRWYKSLGLDRQFIARINGGVGVAYGNSVAVPFEKLFFAGGASGVRAWQARTLGPGNYNRGISLPTEQQRRISYGIDQLGQMHIEANLEYRYKLIDNFFGAKLKGAVFLDAGNVWNISPGNPNPETYFNFKNLGNQIGIGTGVGFRYDLQYFVFRFDVGLKLRDPQFEPKNQWVIEKLFSGRKEFQDSYKLANSPDSYRFFQYNFGIGLPF; encoded by the coding sequence TTGAAAGCATATTCTATTTGTAAAAAGAAATTCCAGTTTCCCGCAATATTACTATTTATTATTCTTTTTGCTGCTGCCTGTTCCTCTACAAAATTTATTGAGAGTAATCAATCAATAGTAAAAGTAGTTGAAATAGATAGTATCCCTTCCAGATATAAAGAAGAAGCACTGAATTATATTCAGAAAGATATTCGTCCTGCATCCCGCCTTGGGATCAATGTAGGATTGTACAATATATTTTACACTTTATTTAAAACGAAGGCGGTAGGAAAAAAGGCACCTGTATTAGATAGTACCCTGGTCGAAATTTCCAGAGGTCAGATTGAAAAATACCTGATGAGCAAAGGATATTTTATGGCGAAAGTCAAATCTGAAATCAAAGTCAAAAACCAGCGTGCACAAGTCGATTTCATTGCAACACCCGGACCAGCATTTTTTATAGGGAAAGTAACGACTACTATTCCTGACCAGGCTGTCAATAAGTTGTATAAAGAGGATAAATCGTTTAATACGCATTTACATGAAGGCGTCCAATATGATGACGATTCACTTTCAGTTGAGCGGGAACAGATTTATACCATGATGAAAGAACATGGTTATTATGACTTCTCCAGACCTTATGTGAGATTTGAGGTGGATTCCACCCTGAATAAGAGTCAGGCCAATGTAGCGCTCTTTATTGATACTCCTGCAAATAAAGGAAGTCATACGCAATATATGATTGGTGAAACCAATATATTGGTTGCGCCATCGACCGAAGGCTTCACAGATTCAATTACTTTAAATCCACGTATTTTCAGAGGCATCCGTTATACTGATCTATCGAAACGTTTCAGGAGAAACCCAATTGTCAGGTACGATTTCCTAAAACAGGGAGAGGTCTATGATATCAATAAGGAGACCTTAACCTATGACCGTTTATATGAGCTGAATGTCTTTAAAAACGTGAAGATCGAATATGTGAAATCTAAAGACAGTGCAAATATCCTGAATCCGCTGATTCAGTTAACACCGCAAAAGCGGATGAGCAACAGGGTAGAGGGAGAAGTTCCTTTTAATGCGGGTACGGTAGGGTTTACGCTGAGTAATACTTATACAAATAATAATATTTTCAGAGGGGCAGAACGTTTTGAATTCCAGGTGAAAGGCGGGCTTCAATCCAGGATCGGACAGGGAGGTTCTCTATTCAGTGATATTTACCAACGTGATTTCTCGGTGAGTGCTAATCTGGCGGTACCCAGGCTGATGGTTCCATTCAGTATTCCGATGATGGGGAAAAATGGAATGCCGACAACCACTTTTTCTACAAGTTATATCTATTCTCTGCAGAAAGATTTCTTTGTACGCAGGGCATTATTGAATTCTATTACCTATGAATGGGTGGAGACAAAATCGAAACTTCACTCTTTTACGCCGCTGAATTTTGAATATAGGTTTGGAGGTTTATTGATTGATACGACTACGGTAGAGGGCAGGACTACTTTTTTGAACAATATTTACAATATCAACCTGCTGACCAGAAAAGATCTGACCATTGGGATGAAATATGCTTATTCCCTGAATGCCAATAAGTTATTGCTGAATAAAAGTTTTATTTATTTCCGTGGAAATATAGACATCGCTGGTAATATGCTGGATGGGATCTCCAGGATTATTGATACGAAGCATGATCCTTCTAAGGGAGATTACGCGAAGATTCTGGGTTTACCTTTTAATCAGTATGTGCGTCCCGAAGTCGATATACGCTGGTACAAAAGCTTAGGTTTAGACAGGCAGTTTATTGCGCGTATCAACGGCGGTGTCGGGGTCGCTTATGGGAATTCTGTAGCAGTTCCGTTTGAGAAATTATTCTTTGCTGGTGGTGCCAGTGGGGTCAGAGCCTGGCAAGCCAGAACTTTAGGGCCTGGTAATTATAACCGCGGAATCAGTTTGCCTACCGAACAACAGCGCAGAATCTCTTATGGTATAGATCAACTGGGCCAGATGCACATTGAAGCTAACCTGGAATACCGTTATAAATTAATTGATAACTTTTTTGGTGCGAAGCTTAAAGGTGCCGTATTCCTGGATGCTGGTAACGTATGGAATATATCTCCGGGCAACCCAAATCCTGAAACCTATTTTAATTTTAAAAACCTGGGCAATCAGATTGGTATAGGTACCGGTGTAGGTTTCAGATATGATTTACAATATTTTGTCTTCAGGTTTGATGTTGGTCTGAAGCTGAGAGATCCTCAGTTTGAACCTAAAAATCAATGGGTGATTGAGAAATTATTTAGCGGAAGGAAAGAGTTTCAAGACTCTTATAAACTGGCTAACAGCCCGGATAGTTACCGGTTTTTCCAATATAATTTTGGGATAGGATTGCCGTTTTAA
- a CDS encoding acyl-CoA thioesterase, which translates to MSDYKPVASSQVTLTELMIPSYSNFGGKIHGGIILGLMDKVAYVCAAKHADGYCITASIDVVDFLAPVEVGEIVSLMASVNYVGNSSMIIGIRVISENLKTHVIKHTNTSYFTMVAIGEDNKPKQVPALLLKNREDIRRFFQAKNRKELKNTYKKDEAMLKQTAYEHHSFMDALSRERCKVELD; encoded by the coding sequence ATGTCAGACTATAAGCCAGTTGCAAGTTCCCAGGTTACTTTAACAGAACTGATGATTCCTTCTTACTCCAATTTCGGGGGTAAAATACATGGAGGAATTATTTTGGGCTTAATGGATAAGGTAGCCTACGTTTGTGCTGCAAAACACGCCGATGGATACTGTATCACGGCATCTATTGATGTAGTTGATTTTCTCGCACCTGTAGAAGTAGGGGAGATCGTTTCTTTGATGGCTTCGGTAAACTATGTAGGGAACAGTTCTATGATTATCGGCATCCGGGTCATTTCAGAAAATCTTAAAACACACGTGATCAAGCATACCAATACCAGTTATTTTACGATGGTGGCTATCGGTGAGGATAATAAACCAAAACAAGTCCCTGCATTGCTTTTAAAAAACAGAGAAGATATCAGGCGTTTCTTTCAGGCAAAGAACAGGAAAGAGCTGAAGAATACTTATAAAAAAGACGAGGCCATGTTAAAACAAACTGCTTATGAACACCATAGCTTTATGGATGCCTTAAGCAGAGAGCGTTGTAAAGTTGAATTGGATTAA
- a CDS encoding spore protein yields MAVTRLKRKDRKNKTTSRLEVKTLKLATNIELGSRSQQPKKDQLAKNNLLLDQLSAALRA; encoded by the coding sequence ATGGCAGTTACAAGACTAAAAAGAAAAGACAGAAAGAATAAAACAACTTCACGTTTAGAAGTTAAAACTTTGAAACTAGCTACAAACATTGAATTAGGTAGTCGTTCACAACAACCTAAAAAAGATCAGTTAGCTAAAAACAATCTTTTATTAGATCAACTTTCTGCAGCTTTAAGAGCGTAA
- a CDS encoding patatin-like phospholipase family protein encodes MICLKKIFLGLLCFCTFQANAQKVGLVLSGGGAKGLAHIGTLKALEENHIPIDYITGTSMGGIVGALYAAGYSPEQIEKIALTTDFQDWVSGRFKSDYSFFFQKGSINASLITAKLSIDTALRVNFRSNLVNDIPLNFALIELLSQASAIAKDNFNNLFVPYRCMVSDIFSQTSITVKSGSLAEAVRATMTVPMIYRPIKLDNQYVFDGGLYNNFPADVMQKEFKPDYIIGANVSSKNFKEYPKTGDERLINRLMLFMFLSKSDSTLVGKNGIYIQPDLQDFSSSNFSPVADLIKQGYDATMADMPRILKSVQRRVSSEELALKRSIFNNKKPQLVFSDVKVTGVNSQQKRYIERLFKSDKPTFNLADIKQGYYKLVADETFETIYPKITYNPESDSYIFGILAKPKRSFKLDFGGNISSRPISNVFLGLQYNYLDRKAYTFGTNFYSGRFYESIQLNGRIDYPSKLPFFLSGEMTYNHFNFYNTSQIFIENPHPTYIEQSDRKIEIKAGIPLNRNTRITLSTSFINNNDHYSPTNSFNIGDILDKTVFNGSRTTVAFEQNTFNRKQYATRGRNFLLSVNYLNGIETYTPGNISRNSGVSTSIEENEKHRAWFNAKLSDENYFFHKGKYTLGYLVEGVVSNQPLFSNYYSTLLVAPAFYPLQDSRSLFLEKFRASTYVAGGLKNIYKIRKNLDLRVEAFLFLPYQEITQNGFQDVKNSPTFNHIHYAGTAGLVYHTPVGPVSISYNLYDDPIKRNGVLLHLGYLIYNKRSIE; translated from the coding sequence GTGATTTGCTTAAAGAAAATCTTTCTTGGTTTACTCTGTTTTTGCACATTTCAGGCTAATGCGCAAAAGGTTGGATTAGTCCTTAGCGGAGGCGGAGCTAAAGGTTTAGCCCATATCGGGACGCTGAAAGCACTGGAAGAAAATCACATCCCTATTGACTATATCACAGGAACTTCTATGGGAGGGATTGTTGGCGCACTTTATGCAGCTGGCTATTCTCCGGAACAAATTGAAAAGATAGCGCTCACAACTGATTTTCAGGACTGGGTAAGCGGGAGGTTCAAAAGTGATTATAGCTTCTTTTTTCAGAAAGGTAGTATCAATGCTTCTTTGATTACTGCCAAGCTTTCTATTGACACCGCATTACGGGTAAACTTCCGGTCCAACCTGGTCAATGACATCCCTTTAAATTTCGCGTTAATTGAGTTGCTGTCACAAGCTTCGGCCATAGCCAAAGATAATTTCAACAACCTCTTTGTGCCTTACCGCTGCATGGTATCGGATATATTCTCACAAACCAGTATTACGGTCAAAAGCGGCAGTCTGGCCGAGGCTGTCCGCGCAACGATGACTGTACCAATGATCTACAGACCGATTAAACTGGATAATCAATATGTATTTGATGGTGGTTTATATAATAATTTCCCTGCCGATGTCATGCAAAAAGAGTTCAAGCCTGATTATATTATCGGGGCAAATGTATCTTCCAAAAATTTCAAAGAATATCCTAAAACAGGCGATGAACGGCTGATCAACAGGCTGATGCTATTCATGTTTTTATCTAAATCTGATTCTACCTTAGTTGGTAAAAATGGGATCTATATCCAACCAGATCTGCAGGACTTTAGTTCCAGTAATTTCAGCCCGGTTGCTGACCTCATTAAACAGGGATATGATGCAACGATGGCAGATATGCCCAGAATACTCAAATCGGTACAACGCAGAGTCAGTTCAGAAGAGCTTGCACTCAAAAGAAGTATTTTTAATAACAAGAAGCCGCAGCTGGTTTTTAGCGATGTCAAAGTAACGGGTGTAAATAGCCAGCAGAAGCGTTACATCGAACGCTTGTTTAAAAGCGACAAACCAACCTTTAATCTGGCAGACATTAAACAGGGCTATTATAAACTGGTAGCAGATGAGACTTTTGAAACTATTTATCCGAAGATAACTTATAACCCCGAGTCTGACAGCTATATATTCGGCATTCTCGCAAAACCCAAAAGGAGTTTTAAACTTGACTTTGGCGGTAATATTTCCAGCAGGCCAATCAGCAATGTATTCCTTGGTCTGCAGTATAATTACCTCGACCGCAAAGCCTACACTTTCGGTACCAATTTTTACTCAGGTCGTTTTTATGAATCTATTCAACTCAATGGCCGTATTGATTATCCTTCAAAACTGCCTTTCTTTTTAAGCGGGGAAATGACTTACAATCACTTCAACTTCTACAATACCAGCCAAATCTTCATTGAAAACCCACACCCAACCTATATCGAGCAGTCAGACCGGAAAATTGAAATTAAAGCAGGCATTCCACTGAACCGCAATACCCGGATTACACTCAGTACTTCATTCATCAATAACAATGATCATTATAGCCCTACCAATTCCTTTAATATTGGCGATATTCTGGATAAAACCGTTTTTAACGGATCCAGAACTACGGTAGCATTTGAACAGAATACTTTTAACCGGAAACAATATGCTACACGTGGCAGAAATTTCCTGCTTAGTGTCAATTACCTGAATGGCATAGAAACCTATACACCAGGCAATATCTCCAGAAATAGTGGCGTTTCTACGAGTATCGAAGAAAACGAAAAACACAGAGCCTGGTTTAATGCAAAACTGAGTGATGAGAATTATTTCTTCCACAAAGGCAAATACACGCTTGGATACCTGGTAGAAGGTGTAGTATCGAACCAGCCACTATTCTCAAACTACTATTCTACACTGCTTGTAGCCCCCGCATTTTATCCACTACAGGATAGCAGATCTTTATTCCTGGAAAAATTCAGAGCAAGTACTTACGTTGCAGGTGGCTTAAAAAACATTTATAAGATTCGCAAGAACTTAGATCTCAGAGTAGAAGCATTTCTATTTCTGCCTTACCAGGAAATTACTCAGAATGGTTTTCAGGATGTAAAAAACAGCCCGACATTTAACCATATTCATTATGCGGGAACTGCAGGCCTGGTTTACCATACACCGGTCGGCCCGGTTAGCATAAGCTATAATTTATACGATGATCCGATAAAAAGAAACGGCGTTTTACTACATTTGGGGTATCTCATTTATAATAAACGCTCCATTGAGTAA